The proteins below are encoded in one region of Pseudomonas helmanticensis:
- a CDS encoding DUF2845 domain-containing protein has product MNSKWIAALALTLAAGHASASDTLRCGSQLVSLGDRSSEVLQKCGEPVGRDVLGYKRSANRREEFQVEEWTYGPNNGMYQYLRFEGNRLRQINSKRGN; this is encoded by the coding sequence ATGAACAGCAAATGGATCGCTGCGCTGGCCCTGACGCTCGCGGCCGGTCACGCATCGGCGTCCGATACCCTGCGCTGTGGCAGTCAGTTGGTCAGCCTCGGCGACCGTTCCAGCGAAGTCCTGCAGAAGTGCGGCGAACCGGTGGGGCGTGATGTATTGGGCTACAAGCGCAGCGCCAATCGCCGCGAGGAGTTTCAGGTCGAGGAATGGACGTACGGGCCTAACAACGGCATGTACCAATACCTGCGCTTTGAAGGCAATCGACTGCGGCAGATCAACAGCAAACGCGGTAACTGA